Part of the Methanobacterium paludis genome is shown below.
TAAAACCGTTACCATTGCATTTTCAAGCTTCTGAGCTTCTTCATACTCTTCAAGGTAGTTTAACATCATACAAGTTGAAAGTATCATTGCAGATGGATTTGCGATTCCTTTACCTGCTATATCTGGTGCTGAACCGTGTACTGGTTCAAAAAGTCCATTTTTTTCGCCTATGTTTGCTGAGGGTATTAAACCCAATCCACCTACAAGTCCTGCTCCTTCATCAGAAAGTATGTCACCAAACAAATTGGTTGTAACGACCACATCAAAGTCTTGAGGCCTTGTAATGAGGTACATTGCAGTTGCATCAACGTAAAAGTCCTCCAGTTTGATATTGGGGTAGTTCTCTGCAACCTTATAAAAAGTTTCCTTGAATATTCCATCTGTCTTTTTAAGGACGTTTGCCTTGTGAACTGCAGTAACTTTACGTCTTTGAGTTTTAGTGGCATATTCAAAGGCAAATCTACATATGCGTTCGGAAGCTTTCCGAGTTATGACCCTTAAAGCTGTTGCACCATCTTCTGTGTATTCCTCCACTCCAGAGTAAAGTCCTTCGGTATTTTCTCGCACGATAACAAAATCAACATCATCAAAAAGACATTGGGTTCCTTCATAGGATTTCACAGGGCGAAGATTAACATAGAGGTCCAGGGCTCTTCTGAGAGTTATTATTCCACTTTTTTGCCCGGGAACTGTTGTAACTGCTCCAAAAAGTGTTGCATCTGTGTTTTTTGCAGTTGAGATTGTTCCATCAGGAATTGTTGTTCCAGTCCTTTTAAAACATTCGTTACCTGCCTTTGCATTTATATAATCAAATTCAAGATTTGAAGCCTCCAGAACGTATAATGCGGCTTCCATCACTTCGGGCCCTATGCCATCACCGGGTATAACAGTTATTTTGTACATAAAATCACTTTAACTTAATCTATGTTTTTAAATAGGTTTTTAGATTAATCTACATTTAGTTTTAATTTAATCTGCATCAAAGTACATCGAAATATAAAAATTCAATATTTTGGTCTTTAGATAATGTTCGTTATATTCACTTTTTATTGTATTCCATATTATATTCTTGATTTAATTTGTTTTAAATTATTTGTTTTTAAATATGAAAACACGTAATTTTCCAGTCCAATTATTTGATTTAAACTTAAAAGAGAGAATATTAAATCCCAATCATTCCCAAGTAGATTTTCAAGTATAACAAACTATATCTGAAATGAGAAATAAAAGATAACAAAATGTTACTAAATGTATTTTTTAGATAACAAAAAAATTTGTTTAACTCAAATACGATTCAAAGTACAATTTTGAGTGATTATAAAAATAATATGTTGTGGTGGTAGGAATGGAAAGGGAAAACAACATTGAAAGACTTATTCAAACCTTAAAAGACGATGATGAACTTGTTAAAATGCAAGCTTCAGAACTCCTTGAAGAAATAGGAGAACCAGCAGTAGAACCACTTATAAATGCCTTAAATGATGATGATAGAAATGTCAGAAAGGGTGCAGCTCGCGTTCTTGGGATTATTGGTGATGAACGAGCCGTTAATGTTCTTATTGCTAGTTTAAAGGATCCTAGTAAATGGGTTAGAAGGGAAACTTCAGGAGCCCTTGGTAACATGGGAGACCCTGCCGTAGAACCTCTTATTGAAACATTGAATGATGATGATTGGCGTGTTAGAGGAGGAGCAGCATGGGCTCTGGGCAAAATAGGAAATAAAAAAGCTGTTGAACCTCTCATAAAAGCCATGGATGATGAAAGCGGTTTTGTTAGAGGCGGGGCAGCATGGGGCCTTGGAAACATTAGGGATGAACGAGCCATAGAACCCCTAAAAAAAGCTTTAAATGATAAAAGTAGCTTCGTTAGGAGAGTAGCTGAGGATTTCCTCAGTAAATTTTAGTTCAAAGCAAATTTTAGTTCAATTTTTACACGTTAAATTACACAATGTGTAGATTAATTAACTAGTTTTATTTAATTTTTTTTATAAGTGTGATCTATGCTCTAAATAAAAAAATAAACAGTTAGAGACCATGAATTAAAAAAAAAGATGATTTTTATAAAATTCAAACAAAAATTAGTTCTCAACACAAAGCCAAATTGGAGGTGTTAAATTGAAAGTTAGCGTTATTGGAGCATCAGGAAGAGTAGGTAAAGCAACTGCATTTTGCCTGGCTGAAGAAGATGTTGTAGATGAGTTAGTACTCCTAGGAAGGGAAAAAAGTCTTGATAGGTTAGAAGGTGAGGCACTGGATATGTACGATGCACTTGCAGCCAAAGACATAGGCGTCATAATAACAGCATCAGCAGATATGGAAGACGTCAAAGATTCTGACATTGTTGTTATAACCTCAGGGATACCAAGAAGTGCGGATATGTCAAGGATAGATGTGGCTGTGCCTAATGCGAAGATCGTTGCAGAGTATTCAAGGGAAATTGCAAAGTACGCACCAAATTCAATAATTCTTGTTATAACAAACCCCGTTGATGTTATGACATATGTAGCTTTAAAAGCATCTGGATTTGACAAAAACAAGGTATTCGGTCTTGGAAACCACCTTG
Proteins encoded:
- the aksF gene encoding homoisocitrate dehydrogenase; the protein is MYKITVIPGDGIGPEVMEAALYVLEASNLEFDYINAKAGNECFKRTGTTIPDGTISTAKNTDATLFGAVTTVPGQKSGIITLRRALDLYVNLRPVKSYEGTQCLFDDVDFVIVRENTEGLYSGVEEYTEDGATALRVITRKASERICRFAFEYATKTQRRKVTAVHKANVLKKTDGIFKETFYKVAENYPNIKLEDFYVDATAMYLITRPQDFDVVVTTNLFGDILSDEGAGLVGGLGLIPSANIGEKNGLFEPVHGSAPDIAGKGIANPSAMILSTCMMLNYLEEYEEAQKLENAMVTVLREGMVVTPDLGGSASTMEMAREVKKKLKES
- a CDS encoding HEAT repeat domain-containing protein, which translates into the protein MERENNIERLIQTLKDDDELVKMQASELLEEIGEPAVEPLINALNDDDRNVRKGAARVLGIIGDERAVNVLIASLKDPSKWVRRETSGALGNMGDPAVEPLIETLNDDDWRVRGGAAWALGKIGNKKAVEPLIKAMDDESGFVRGGAAWGLGNIRDERAIEPLKKALNDKSSFVRRVAEDFLSKF